One Methanoculleus sp. 7T genomic window carries:
- a CDS encoding ABC transporter ATP-binding protein, giving the protein MLDISDLHVSVDDTEVLHDINLHIGQGETHVLMGPNGSGKSTLLKAIMGFGGYTITAGSIIFKGKDITNMPIHERAHLGIGMMFQHPPAISGLKLGKLLAATSHMGEGAIEALAQSVNMEHFLARDINVGFSGGEIKRSEVLQLKVQQPDFLMLDEPESGVDLENMNLMGKEIAGLLEKDVHIVNRRRSGLIITHTGYILDYLDADQGHVLIDGQIRCHGNPREILRVVKEKGYGECLRCKQI; this is encoded by the coding sequence ATGCTGGATATCAGTGATTTGCACGTGAGCGTGGATGACACCGAAGTGCTCCACGACATCAATCTCCACATCGGGCAGGGGGAGACCCATGTCCTGATGGGCCCGAACGGCTCGGGCAAGAGCACGCTACTCAAAGCCATCATGGGGTTCGGTGGCTATACGATCACAGCCGGGTCTATCATATTTAAAGGGAAGGATATCACCAACATGCCGATCCACGAGCGGGCCCATCTCGGGATAGGCATGATGTTTCAGCACCCGCCTGCAATATCCGGGCTGAAACTCGGGAAACTGCTCGCCGCCACATCCCATATGGGGGAAGGCGCGATAGAAGCGCTCGCACAGTCGGTCAACATGGAGCACTTCCTTGCCCGGGACATCAACGTCGGATTCTCCGGCGGCGAGATAAAGCGGAGCGAAGTCCTGCAACTGAAGGTCCAGCAGCCCGACTTCCTCATGCTGGACGAACCGGAGAGCGGTGTCGATCTTGAGAATATGAACCTGATGGGGAAGGAGATCGCAGGCTTGCTCGAGAAGGACGTCCATATCGTCAACCGGCGGCGGAGCGGTCTGATCATCACCCATACCGGCTACATCCTCGACTACCTCGATGCCGACCAGGGACATGTGCTGATAGACGGCCAGATACGGTGTCATGGGAACCCCCGCGAGATTCTGCGCGTGGTCAAAGAGAAAGGATACGGAGAGTGCCTGCGTTGCAAACAGATATAA
- a CDS encoding SufB/SufD family protein, protein MQTDITDMEHLSAKDRERLALTGLEVEMKNRCGSFFQIDQKVVQTTCGAEGIEMLPIKVALEKYDWMKDYYWNAVPKDKDKYTQFVAKQEEPQGLVVIAHEGAKVEMPLQACLFLREEPVQHVHNIFIAREGAEMHIISGCASSWQKEHGAHIGVTEIYVGKGAKVTSTMIHNWNPGISVFPRSATIVEEDGTFLSNYICMQPVHQVNMYPTARLVGKNAVARFSSIVVATPGSLLDLGSRTILGAEHTSTELITRAITTGGTVISRGHILGEKENTRGHIECKGLILKDGTIHAIPEIEGTLTGTELSHEAAVGKIARHEIEYLMARGLSEEEATATIIRGFLDVKISGLPAVLQEQIDAAIDKAESGF, encoded by the coding sequence TTGCAAACAGATATAACCGACATGGAGCACCTCTCGGCAAAAGACCGGGAACGCCTTGCCCTGACCGGTCTTGAAGTCGAGATGAAGAACCGGTGCGGGAGTTTCTTCCAGATCGACCAGAAGGTAGTGCAGACCACCTGCGGGGCCGAGGGGATCGAGATGCTCCCCATCAAGGTCGCCCTCGAGAAGTACGACTGGATGAAGGACTACTACTGGAACGCGGTCCCGAAGGATAAGGACAAATATACCCAATTCGTGGCAAAGCAGGAAGAGCCGCAGGGCCTCGTCGTCATAGCCCATGAAGGCGCAAAGGTCGAGATGCCGCTCCAGGCCTGCCTCTTCCTCCGCGAGGAACCGGTGCAGCACGTCCACAACATCTTCATAGCAAGAGAAGGGGCGGAGATGCACATCATCTCCGGCTGTGCCAGTTCCTGGCAGAAGGAGCACGGTGCGCACATCGGGGTGACCGAGATCTACGTCGGCAAAGGGGCCAAGGTCACGTCCACGATGATCCACAACTGGAACCCGGGGATAAGCGTCTTCCCGCGGAGCGCCACCATCGTTGAGGAGGACGGCACCTTCCTCTCGAACTACATCTGCATGCAGCCGGTCCACCAGGTCAATATGTACCCGACGGCACGCCTTGTCGGGAAGAATGCCGTGGCCCGGTTCTCAAGCATCGTCGTCGCGACGCCGGGATCGCTCCTCGACCTCGGCTCCCGGACCATCCTCGGTGCCGAGCACACGAGCACGGAACTGATCACCCGGGCCATCACCACCGGCGGCACCGTCATCTCCCGGGGGCACATCCTCGGCGAGAAGGAGAACACCCGTGGCCATATCGAGTGCAAGGGCCTGATCCTAAAAGACGGCACCATCCATGCCATCCCGGAGATCGAAGGAACGCTGACCGGCACCGAACTTTCCCACGAGGCCGCGGTCGGCAAGATCGCCCGCCACGAGATCGAGTACCTCATGGCAAGGGGTCTCTCCGAGGAGGAGGCCACCGCAACCATTATACGCGGGTTCTTGGATGTAAAGATCAGCGGTCTGCCTGCAGTCCTGCAGGAGCAGATCGATGCCGCAATCGATAAAGCAGAATCAGGGTTCTGA